GAAGTACGGATCCTTGGCCGACAGGTCGGTGATCCAGCCCAGCCACGGCGCGTGGCGCATCTCGACGCTGCCCAGCAGCACCCAGTACAGCGCGATGAACACCGGGATCTGCACCAGGATCGGCAGGCAGCCGCCGAGCGGATTGATCTTCTCGGTGCGGTAGAGATTCATCATCTCCTGCTGCATCTTGGCCTTGTCGTTGCCGTACATCTCCTTCATGCGCTGCAGGCGCGGGCCGAGCACGCGCATCTTGGCCATCGACTTGTAGCTGGCGGCCGAGAGCGGGAAGAAGATCGCCTTGATCGCCACGGTGACCAGGATGATCGCCCAGCCCCAGTTGCCGGTCAGCTTGTGGAGCCACGACAGCACCCAGAACAGCGGCGCGGCGATCACGGTCAGCCAGCCGTAGTCGACCACCAGGTCGAGGCCCGGCGCGATGCCTTCGAGCTTGTCCTGCTCCTGCGGACCGGCGTACAGGCGGGTGGCGACCGCGCCTTCCGCGCCCGGGGCGATCGAGGCCACCGGCAGGATCACGCCGGCGGAGAACAGGTTGTTGCCGAGCGCACGGGCGAAATACTCGCGCTCCGCGCCCTGCTCGGGCAGCCAGGCGCCGACGAAGTAGTGCTGCACCATCGCCACCCAGCCGTCGCTCGCCGTCTTCGGGAACTTGGCGTCACCGTCGGTGATGTCCTCGAACTTCACCTTCTGGAACTTGCTGGCGTCGGTGAAGAAGGCCGGGCCGGTGAAGGTGGTGACGCCGAAGGCTTCGACCTGCTCGGCAGGGTTGCCGTCGCGGGTGAGCTGGAAGTAGGCGTGCGGCGCGATCGCCTGGCCGGAGCCGTTGCGGATCTCGTAGGACACGTCGACCAGGTAGCTGCCCCGATTGAAGCGCATCAGCTTGGTGACCTGCACCCCGTTCTGCTCCGGCGCCTGCAGGCGCAGGGTCACGTTGTCCTCGCCATCCTTGAGCTGCAAGGCGCTCGCGGGGAGCTCGAACACGGTCTTGTGCGTGGGCAGGCCTTCACCGATCAGGCCGGACTGGGCGGCATACTGGTGGCGCGTGGTGCCGTCGTCGAGCAGCACGAAGTTGCCGCCAGCCTCGCCGCTCGCCTTGTGCTGCTTGAGCTCGAGACGGACGATGTCGCCGCCCTGGGCGGACACCTCGGCGCGCAGCATGTCGGTCTCGACGACCACAC
This genomic stretch from Thauera sp. GDN1 harbors:
- the yidC gene encoding membrane protein insertase YidC; this encodes MDQRRLILFLIFSFAMVMLWEGWIKHNQPPAAQQQAAAGAAATADGAVPTPTLSAAAGQPVVPGEQSAAAAAAPRVVVETDMLRAEVSAQGGDIVRLELKQHKASGEAGGNFVLLDDGTTRHQYAAQSGLIGEGLPTHKTVFELPASALQLKDGEDNVTLRLQAPEQNGVQVTKLMRFNRGSYLVDVSYEIRNGSGQAIAPHAYFQLTRDGNPAEQVEAFGVTTFTGPAFFTDASKFQKVKFEDITDGDAKFPKTASDGWVAMVQHYFVGAWLPEQGAEREYFARALGNNLFSAGVILPVASIAPGAEGAVATRLYAGPQEQDKLEGIAPGLDLVVDYGWLTVIAAPLFWVLSWLHKLTGNWGWAIILVTVAIKAIFFPLSAASYKSMAKMRVLGPRLQRMKEMYGNDKAKMQQEMMNLYRTEKINPLGGCLPILVQIPVFIALYWVLLGSVEMRHAPWLGWITDLSAKDPYFILPIIMGASMLIQMKLNPTPPDPIQAKVMMAMPIIFTFMFLWFPSGLVLYWVVNNCLSIAQQWQITRMIESAKSAGKPA